GCAAACCCGCATGAATGGGATGCTCCCCAAGCTGATGCACGACGACATCCGACCGGTTGCCGTGCCCGGTGTCGCTGCCTTCGCCCGGTGGTATGATGTGCAGCGATTCATCCGGCCGCACGATGATGGCCGAGCCGAAACCCTTCTTGCGCCAGCCCAGCCCGATCATCCGGTTATATTCTGGCCATTCGGCAAAGGAGTTGTTCGCCTCGTGATAAACGTAAAAGCCGCCACCGCCATGAACGCAATTTTCAAAAGCCCGCTGAACTTCCTTCGGCCACTGTGGCTTCCCGCCCAGGTTGTTGTAGCCGGACAACACGACGTCATACTTGGAAAAGTCCGGCCGCCACGTCGCCCACGCCGGATCATCCGGAGCGGAAGGCGTGATTGAAACAGTCACCGCGAACGATCCATCGTGCGCCAGAATCTCCCGCACCAACGCGAGCCGATGCTGCCAATCGTGATTGCTCGCGCCCTCGATGATGAGCAGCTTGATTTTGGCGGGCCGCTTGGCAGCCATCGTCGTGAAGAAAACCAACAGCGAACCTGCCAGCACCCACAGCCAAAAGCCGGCACGCATCGGATGGAGCGGAAACAGTTTCATGATCTCATTCTAAACATGCGCCTCGTTTGAGGCCGTTAATCGGCACTTCCAGCAGCCGGAAGCACTGAAATTTCCGCCGCGCAGGTCCAGCCGCTGTTCCAGATGGCGCGCAGGCTGGTGAAGCGGAAATAACGGGCGCTGACTGGCGCAAAGCTTACTTCCTGAAGCGACGGGTTGTTCTGAATGTTAGCGAACGAACCGTCGGCGATGGCCGTCGTCCAAATCGCGCCGTCAACGCTCGTTTCAAAACGATATTTTTCCACCACGCCATTGAGCACCCCATCCTGACGCGGCAAATACGTGAAGCCGGCGATGCGATTTGTTTTGCCCATGTCCACGGTGATCGTGTGCGGCTGATGCTGGTCGGCGTTCCAGCGGGTGTGCCAGAACGTGGAAGAGTCGCCGTCAATGGCGTGGGCGGCGGAGTTGTCCGCCCCGACGGTCTCCTCGCTGTCCACGCTCACCACTTTCCAGCCAATCGACATCAAGCCGGCGAAGACGCGTGAACCAGCGATGCCGAGTTTGCCGTCGGACAGCAAACTCGCGACGCGCACCGTTACGCGGCGGTCTTGAGGCAGCGCGATGGGCGCGGCGTAAACCGTCGAGTGAATCGTCGGCACGCTGCCGTCCACAGTGTAAACCATTTTGTGACCCGCCAGATTACTGAGGCTCACCTCGCCATTGGCGCTGCGGTCGGAAATCGTCGGCGGCAGCGTGTTGACAGATTGCTTGAAGAAGCCGATTTCGGCGAGCGTCGGTTCGAGGCGCGCGCCGGTGATGCGGACGCGCACTTGATCAGTCGTAACCGGCGTTTTCAAGCGGATGAGCCGCCGATGGCCGACGGTGGTGAGTTGATCGGACGAAACGTGTTCGGGCGCAGTCCAGCCGGAACCGTCGCGGGTTTCGATGATAAACGATTCAATCCGCTGCCCGCGATCGTCCACCGCTTCCTGCAATGAGACGACGTCGAACGTCACCGGCTTCGGCAACGTGAGCGTCACCGTGCCGTTGGTGTTGCCCGGCGCGGCTTCCCACCAGGTGTCGAGATTGCCATCCAAAACGAGCGACGGCCGGTTCGCGGCGTTGAAACTTTCCGCCGTGACCTTGCCGTCCTTCGCCAGATCGGTGGCTAAGGTTTCATTAATGATCTGCGCCGCTTTGCTTAACGCATCCAGTTGATTATCTGGCACGAGTCCGCGTTTATCGGGCGACAGGTTCAGGAGGAGATTTCCATTGCGCCCGACGGAGGTGTAGAAGATGTCCACCAGTTGCGTCACCGTGCGCGGCTGTTTGTTGCGCGCCCAGAACCACGCGTTGTTCTGAAGCATGGTGGCGTTCACTTCCGCCGGATACCACCAGAGATGCGAACCGGGCTTGAGCTTCGCGCGACCGCCGAGATCGCCGCCGGTCCAATCCGGCCAGGTGAAGTTCTCGGGCGCAGCCGGCAACGGAATCACGCTCCATTCCGTGGCGCGCCCAACCCCGCTTTCATTGCCCACCCAGCGCACGTCCGGTCCTTTGCCCATGATCACGGCGTTCGGTTGCAGATGCCGGATCAAGTCATACCACGCGTTGTAATCGTAAGTCTCGTGAACGCTCGGGTCGGGATTTGCGCCGTCGAACCACACCTCGCCGATCGGCCCGTATTCCGTCAGCAACTCATAAAGCTGATTCAGGAAGTAACGATTGTAGTCGTCCACGACGTAAGTGTAATTCGTGAAGCCCGGCGTCGGCGCGCGGCCCTTCGATGGATTGCTCTTGAAGCTCGCCGGATCGGTGGGGATGACCGAGGGCACGTTGCTGCTGCCGTTGCCGTAGTAGCCGGCCGGATTTTTCGGATTTGTCCGAAGCTGATACAGGTCGGCCGGCGAAAGGTAAACCGCCAGCTTCACACCGCGTGTGCGCGCGGCATCCGCCACTTCGCGCACTTCGTCGCCCTTGCCGTCGCGCCACGGACTCGCCGCCACCGAATGATCCGTGTATCGCGACGGCCAATAGCAAAAGCCATCGTGATGTTTGCAAACGAGCACGATCATCTTGCCGCCAAAATTCGTCACGGCATCCAGCCACTGGTTCGCGTCCAGCGCGGTCGGATTAAAAATGGACGCGTCTTCGCGGCCCGTGCCCCATTCGACTTCGTTGAACGTGTTCACGCCGAAATGGAGAAAGAACGTCCGCTCCAGCCGCATCCATTCCGTTTGATTCGGACGCGGCAGAACATGCGCCGCCTTGTCAGCGATGACGTCGGGCGAATCGCCTTCAGCGATCACCTGCATCGTCGAATACGGGATTGGCTCCGCTACGACGCCGAGGCTCATGAGCGAGCAGCCCAGTGCCAAAAAGCTCCGCCTCATTCTCTTGGGCATCATAAATTCACTGGCCCTTGCTGAGAATTCCGACGAACCCGCCGCCGGGAGCGAGTGAAAGCGTCAACACACCTTTGGAATCCACCCTGGAGGTGGATTCCACCACCGCCTGATAATCAGAAAACTTTGGATCGTCCGCAAAACTGCGCAGCGTCCATTTTTTTCCGAGCAAAAACTTCAACGGCACGTTCAGCGAGGCGGCGGCATCGCCGTTCATCGCGGCGAGATACCAGCATTCACCCGAACGACGGGCAATGACGGTGAATTTGCCCACCTCGGCCTTCAGCACCACGGTTTCATCCCAAACCGTTGGCATTCCGCGCAGAAATTCAATCCCCGGCTGGTCGCGATAGTTTTTCGGGCTGTCACACAACACCAGCAGCGGGCTCGGATAAATCACCGTCATTGCAAGCTGCCGTGCGCGCGTGCCCATGACCTGCGTCGGCGAGGTGATTTTGAAATCCTTCGGCGCGCGATTGAGAAAACCGCCCGGCGTGAAATCCATCGGCCCGAGCAACGCGCGGGTGAACGCCAGATTGATGGTGTGCTGCGGCGTGACGACGCCCCTGCCAAACTTGTTGTATTCGTTGCCGAGCACGCCCTCCTGCGTGATGAAGTTCGGATAGGTGCGCGCCAGTCCCGTGGGTTTGTATGTGCCGTGGAAGTCTATCAACAAATGATACTTCGCGGCGGTCGCGAGAACTTTCTCGCACCATTGGACGGTCTCCTGCGACTGGCTGTTGAGGAAATCAATTTTAACTCCGGCGAATCCTTGTTCCGCAAGATACTTCAGCGCCGCTTCCACCCCAAACGTCTCGATGTCGAGCGAGTGCGCCCAGATGAGCAGCCGGACGTTCTTCGACTTCGCATACGCCATCAGTTCGGGAATGTTCACTTCCGGAACGGGCTTCCGGAAATCTCCGTGCTGCGGGTTGGGCGGCGAGTGAAGCGATTTCATGTAACTCGTCATTCCTTCATACCAATACCAATCCATCAACTGATACGGCCAGCCCATCTCGGCTGCGAAATCAATGTATTCCTTGTGCGACGGCGTCGTGCCACGCGCCTCCACTTTGCGGTGCGCGGGGTTGGCATCGTAGGGATTGACCCCCGTCCACCAAGCATCCCACGCGCACGCGCCGGGCTTGATCCATGAGATGTCTGGCAACCGGCAGGGCGTTGCCAGCGTGGCGATCAGGTCCGAACCGGCCAACTCTTCAGCCGTCCGGCCAAACATCAACACGCGCCACGGGCTGACGCGCGGAGCGGATGACATCACCAATCCTTTGCCATCCGAACGGCTGTCGAGCACGGCTTTTACGGCGGGCGTTCCCGTGCCGGCCAGTGACATGCCCGCCCAATCGAGCACATCGGATTCCGCGATGGCGAAATAGCCGGCGGGTGTTTCGAGCGCCAACGGCAGGACACTGCGATACGGACGGCCCGGCTGACCGCTGGGAATGGCGCTCAACTTCGTTTCGGGATATTCATTCTCCGCGCATTCCGATTCCCCGCCCACCCAGCAACGGTAATCATCCGCAAAGCGAAACTCCGTCAATTCATTCGTCAGAACGAACTGCCCCAGGCCGGAACTTTCCGGCAGATCGTAACGAAACGCCACGCCGTTGTCATAAGCGCGCACAATCAAACCAAACGTGCGGTCCGGCGTGCCGCGCTCCTCCAACCTCAGCCGCAGTTCACGCCAGTGGTCGGGAACCATGCGGCGGTTGCCAAAAGGATTTTTCCATTCGCCGTTGTGCCGGGCTTTCGCGCCCTTCCGAATGACGGCCGCCGGGCCAAGTTTCGTGCCATCCTGAAATTCCAGGCCAAGGGGCGAGTTTGTGACGATTGTTTTGCCATTCGCCTCAACGCGGTAATTCAACCCGCCAGCGTCGGAGACAATCACCTTCAGTTCGCCGTCGGGGGAGACGGCCTGGCGTTCGGCGGCCGCGCCGTGAAATGATGCGGCGGCCACGCCAAGAATCACGCCCAGGAAGATTCGCGCGGCTTGCGTGATAGGATCACCGAGCACGGCTATGCTTCTAGCCAGCCGCAGCAGACTCGAACCAGCTGCGGCTGGCCGGCGACACAGCCGCGCTTTGACTCCGAAGTTCAAAGCGCGAATCGAGATTGGGAAAAGTCTCTCCCCGCCCGTGGAAACACCGGGAGTCGAAGCGGCGTGAACGCCGCGTTCCGATTGCATAGGTTGCGTGTCGCTCTGTTGCGCGAGGCTCAACAATTGGATGTCATTCATGGCCATTTCTAAAACTCCCGTCAGCGTGTCTTCAGAATAACTGTCGCCGGCTTCAGGCCATCGGCTTCGGCCTTGAGTTGGATTTTTTCCGCGCCGCCATTGGGACGCAGGATCGCAATGCAGCGCCCTTCGTAAGTCTTGCGCAGCGGCAAGCGGAAGCTGGATGCATCGTTCGGCGCGCCGCTGCCCGTGGCCGCAAGTTCCCCTGCTCCGCTGATGGTGAAACGGATGGGAATCGTCGCGTTCGGAACACGGTTGCCCTTTGCGTCCACGACTTCAACCGTTACATACGAAAGGTCATTGCGATCCGCGCGGATGACCGAACGGTCGGCAGTGAGCCGGATTCTATGCGGTTCGCCGGCGGTTTTCAGCGTGGTCTTCGCGACTTCTTTCCCATTAACCAACCCGATGGCGCACAACTCACCCGGCTGGTAAGGCACATTGAACTTCGCCGTGAGTTTCGTCGCGGCGGAGACCGGTTTCTCACCAATGACTTTGCCGTTCAGTTCGAGGCGAACCGTGTCGCACCGGGAATAGACATTGACCTGCAAGGGCTTTCCTTCGTGGCCCGGCCAGTTCCAACTGCGCGTCTCGTCCGGCCAGCCCCAGCCGCTGACGTTCTCGTGAATCCCTTCGGGAACGGGCGTGTGAACGGCCATCTCGATCGGACTGCGACGCCAGACCACGTCGCGAGAGTAGGATTGCGGCTTCTTGAACCCACACACGTCAATGTCGCCGCACCACGCATTATACCACGGCCACGGTTTGAGGAAGCTGTCCTTCTCGTTGCTTAACCAGGTATGGCCGATCCCCGATTCGCCGAAGTAATCCATCGCCGTCCAAACGAAGTCGCCGATGATGTAAGGATGCTTTTCCACGAGTGTCCAGTAGTCGAACAGGTCCTTCGGATACGATTCGCTGGCAAACATCACGCGCTTTGGATTTCGCGCATGATCAGATTCGTATTTGTCCGGGAGATAATTATAGCCGCCAATGTCGAGATGTGTGAATGCCACATCGGAAAGCTGATTCCAATTCCGGCTCACGTTGCCCCAATCCGAGCAGATCGCCTGCGTGATCGGCCGCGTTGGGTCGTGTGAGAGGACAGCTTTACGCAGCAGCTTCTGCGTCGCCTCGGCGCGGAACTGTTCGGGGATTTCGTTGCCGATGGACCACACCACGACGCAGGGATGATTACGGTCGCGGCGGACCATCGCCGCAATGTCGCGCTCTGCCCAATCCTTGAAATGGAGGTGATAGTCCTGTGGATTCTTGGCTTCGTTCCAGCCGTCGAACGCCTCGTCTATCACGAGAATTCCCAGCCGGTCGCACGCATCGAGAAATGCCGGAGACGGCGGATTGTGGCTGGTGCGAATGGCGTTGAAGCCATTCGCCTTCATCAGCTCGACGCGGCGCTCCTCGGCGCGATCAATTGTCGCCGATCCGAGCGGGCCGTTGTCGTGGTGCAGGCAACCGCCCTTGAGTTTGAGCATCTGGCCGTTGAGCCGGAACCCGTGCTCGGCGTCCACTTCGATTTTGCGGATGCCGAAATGCGTCGAAGTCTTGTCGAGCGTCTTGCCGTCTGCCGCGATTTCGATTTCCGCCGAATACAATTCCGGCGAATCCGGCGACCACAGCTGCGGCGAGCGGACTTGCATCGGCTGCTCCATGGTATTGGTTCCATTTGCGGGCAGATGCAATTTGCTCTCGCTCGTTTGAACCACTTTGCCTTTGGCATTCAACACGCGCGTGCGGACGACCACATCGGCGTCAGCGCCTCCGTCATTGCAAACTTCCGTCGCGATCTTCACGACCGCCTTGTCTTTCGAAACCTCTGGCGTCGTCACAAATACGCCCCAGGTCGGCACATGAATCGGATCAGTGACGGTCAACCATGTGTGACGGTAGATACCCGAACCGGAATACCAGCGGCTGTTCTTGCCTTCATTGCGGACGCGGACGGCGATGAGGTTTTCCACCCCCGCCGGTTTCAGATACGGCGTCAGGTCGAATTCGAAGCTTGTGTAGCCGTAAGGATGATTGCCGAGGTGCTGACCATTGATCCAGAAATCGGCATTCATGTAAACGCCGTCCAAGCGCACGACCACCCGCTTGCCCTTGTTCGCCGGTGACAGTGTGAAGTGCTTCCGATACCAACCCGTGCCACCGACCACGTGCCCGGTGGACGCGCCGCCTTTGCTTTTGGCGGTGTCGAACGGACCGACGCGGATGGATTCCGCGCCGGCTTCATTGATACCGCCGTTGCCGCTGCCATCAAACACACGCACGGCGAGCACATCCGAGCCATCCCCGCGCACAAGCGCAGCGGGAACGCGATAACGCCGCTGAGTATCCCAAGCCGTGCGGTAGTCGGGCGGGAACGATCCCGTGCCGCCGATGCGTTCGCCGTTCAGGAACGTCTCGTCCACATCATCAACACAGCCAAGCAACAGGTCGAAATCCTTGCCTTTGCACTCGGCGGGAATTCCGATGCGCCGGCGAAACCAGCCATAGACATTGTCGTTGGTATAATTCGAATGATGCTCCCAATTGTCCGGCAGAGCGACCGGCTGCCAGGAGCCGTCGTCTAACTCGCGCCCCTTCCACGCAGCGTCGTCGCCTTTATGAAATTGCCATTTGCCAGGCACAACTGACAGCTCCGCAACCGAGGATTCGCCCGGCGGCAAATCCTCAATGCTCCAGTCATGCGGCACGTCGAGCACACGCCACGTGGAGTCGTCGAACGTCACCGCTTCTGCGCCCGGCGCATCCGCGCGCAGGAAACGCCAGCCGGAATCGAAGGAGCAATCTCGACCATTGCCGGCGGGCGCCGCCCAAACGCCGCAGCACCATCCGGCCAGCACTGCCGCAAAAACGCATGTAACGACACGCTTGGCCATCATGCTCATGACGAACAAGAAATCAGGAACAAATCCTGAGTGCCAGAGCGATCTTGCCGTCAAACTTCTCCGGCAGCGAGACGTGCAGCCCGCTTGCGTCGTGCGTGAACTTGAGCTTCCCGCCGCCGAGCAACCGGACGCTGCGGACCCTGCCCGGCCAGCTTTCTGCTTTTGTTGCCAGCGATTTGACGGTGACCTTCCCGTCTTTCGGAATTTCCAGCACAATGGCGTAAAGTGATTTTCCGTCTTTCGACTGCGTGAAACGGATGTCTTCCGCCGTGAACGGTTTGTCGGACACGTCTTTCTGGCCATCGAACGTGCCCTTCTCGGCGACCTCGGTGGAAGGGCCTTCCCCGTATACTTTCCAGGGGCGGGTCGCGTAGATG
The window above is part of the Verrucomicrobiia bacterium genome. Proteins encoded here:
- a CDS encoding glycoside hydrolase family 2 TIM barrel-domain containing protein, translated to MMAKRVVTCVFAAVLAGWCCGVWAAPAGNGRDCSFDSGWRFLRADAPGAEAVTFDDSTWRVLDVPHDWSIEDLPPGESSVAELSVVPGKWQFHKGDDAAWKGRELDDGSWQPVALPDNWEHHSNYTNDNVYGWFRRRIGIPAECKGKDFDLLLGCVDDVDETFLNGERIGGTGSFPPDYRTAWDTQRRYRVPAALVRGDGSDVLAVRVFDGSGNGGINEAGAESIRVGPFDTAKSKGGASTGHVVGGTGWYRKHFTLSPANKGKRVVVRLDGVYMNADFWINGQHLGNHPYGYTSFEFDLTPYLKPAGVENLIAVRVRNEGKNSRWYSGSGIYRHTWLTVTDPIHVPTWGVFVTTPEVSKDKAVVKIATEVCNDGGADADVVVRTRVLNAKGKVVQTSESKLHLPANGTNTMEQPMQVRSPQLWSPDSPELYSAEIEIAADGKTLDKTSTHFGIRKIEVDAEHGFRLNGQMLKLKGGCLHHDNGPLGSATIDRAEERRVELMKANGFNAIRTSHNPPSPAFLDACDRLGILVIDEAFDGWNEAKNPQDYHLHFKDWAERDIAAMVRRDRNHPCVVVWSIGNEIPEQFRAEATQKLLRKAVLSHDPTRPITQAICSDWGNVSRNWNQLSDVAFTHLDIGGYNYLPDKYESDHARNPKRVMFASESYPKDLFDYWTLVEKHPYIIGDFVWTAMDYFGESGIGHTWLSNEKDSFLKPWPWYNAWCGDIDVCGFKKPQSYSRDVVWRRSPIEMAVHTPVPEGIHENVSGWGWPDETRSWNWPGHEGKPLQVNVYSRCDTVRLELNGKVIGEKPVSAATKLTAKFNVPYQPGELCAIGLVNGKEVAKTTLKTAGEPHRIRLTADRSVIRADRNDLSYVTVEVVDAKGNRVPNATIPIRFTISGAGELAATGSGAPNDASSFRLPLRKTYEGRCIAILRPNGGAEKIQLKAEADGLKPATVILKTR
- a CDS encoding alpha-L-fucosidase, with amino-acid sequence MMPKRMRRSFLALGCSLMSLGVVAEPIPYSTMQVIAEGDSPDVIADKAAHVLPRPNQTEWMRLERTFFLHFGVNTFNEVEWGTGREDASIFNPTALDANQWLDAVTNFGGKMIVLVCKHHDGFCYWPSRYTDHSVAASPWRDGKGDEVREVADAARTRGVKLAVYLSPADLYQLRTNPKNPAGYYGNGSSNVPSVIPTDPASFKSNPSKGRAPTPGFTNYTYVVDDYNRYFLNQLYELLTEYGPIGEVWFDGANPDPSVHETYDYNAWYDLIRHLQPNAVIMGKGPDVRWVGNESGVGRATEWSVIPLPAAPENFTWPDWTGGDLGGRAKLKPGSHLWWYPAEVNATMLQNNAWFWARNKQPRTVTQLVDIFYTSVGRNGNLLLNLSPDKRGLVPDNQLDALSKAAQIINETLATDLAKDGKVTAESFNAANRPSLVLDGNLDTWWEAAPGNTNGTVTLTLPKPVTFDVVSLQEAVDDRGQRIESFIIETRDGSGWTAPEHVSSDQLTTVGHRRLIRLKTPVTTDQVRVRITGARLEPTLAEIGFFKQSVNTLPPTISDRSANGEVSLSNLAGHKMVYTVDGSVPTIHSTVYAAPIALPQDRRVTVRVASLLSDGKLGIAGSRVFAGLMSIGWKVVSVDSEETVGADNSAAHAIDGDSSTFWHTRWNADQHQPHTITVDMGKTNRIAGFTYLPRQDGVLNGVVEKYRFETSVDGAIWTTAIADGSFANIQNNPSLQEVSFAPVSARYFRFTSLRAIWNSGWTCAAEISVLPAAGSAD
- a CDS encoding glycoside hydrolase family 97 protein; amino-acid sequence: MLGDPITQAARIFLGVILGVAAASFHGAAAERQAVSPDGELKVIVSDAGGLNYRVEANGKTIVTNSPLGLEFQDGTKLGPAAVIRKGAKARHNGEWKNPFGNRRMVPDHWRELRLRLEERGTPDRTFGLIVRAYDNGVAFRYDLPESSGLGQFVLTNELTEFRFADDYRCWVGGESECAENEYPETKLSAIPSGQPGRPYRSVLPLALETPAGYFAIAESDVLDWAGMSLAGTGTPAVKAVLDSRSDGKGLVMSSAPRVSPWRVLMFGRTAEELAGSDLIATLATPCRLPDISWIKPGACAWDAWWTGVNPYDANPAHRKVEARGTTPSHKEYIDFAAEMGWPYQLMDWYWYEGMTSYMKSLHSPPNPQHGDFRKPVPEVNIPELMAYAKSKNVRLLIWAHSLDIETFGVEAALKYLAEQGFAGVKIDFLNSQSQETVQWCEKVLATAAKYHLLIDFHGTYKPTGLARTYPNFITQEGVLGNEYNKFGRGVVTPQHTINLAFTRALLGPMDFTPGGFLNRAPKDFKITSPTQVMGTRARQLAMTVIYPSPLLVLCDSPKNYRDQPGIEFLRGMPTVWDETVVLKAEVGKFTVIARRSGECWYLAAMNGDAAASLNVPLKFLLGKKWTLRSFADDPKFSDYQAVVESTSRVDSKGVLTLSLAPGGGFVGILSKGQ
- a CDS encoding ThuA domain-containing protein, with the translated sequence MKLFPLHPMRAGFWLWVLAGSLLVFFTTMAAKRPAKIKLLIIEGASNHDWQHRLALVREILAHDGSFAVTVSITPSAPDDPAWATWRPDFSKYDVVLSGYNNLGGKPQWPKEVQRAFENCVHGGGGFYVYHEANNSFAEWPEYNRMIGLGWRKKGFGSAIIVRPDESLHIIPPGEGSDTGHGNRSDVVVHQLGEHPIHAGLPRAWKAADIEVYCYARGPATNLTVLAYAADAKTHLQFPIEWTVQYGAGRVFVSTYGHVWADQKDPKGMRCAAFQTIMVRALKWLAKRPVENIAPADFPTADAISLRQ